GGGCAGGCGCTGCCCCGCCGTAGCCAGCCGCGCGACGGTCGACGGGTCGGTCAGCCCGACGCGCTCGGCCACCCGCGTCGCCGCTCCCCGGTCGAGGACCTCCGAGTTCGCGTAGTGCTGAGGACGTCTGCCGAGTGCGTCGTGCCGCCCCCGGGGAAGTCCTGGCCGACGCCGCTCGGCGTCACGCAGCACCGGTTGGCCGTGGCGACCCTCGCGTGGTCCTCGACCTCACCCCACCCCCGCCAGCTGCTTGGCGTGCTCCAGGACCTGCCGCAGCATCGCCGGCGTGAGCTTGCCGGTGAAGGTGTTCTGCTGGCTGACGTGGTAGCAGCCGAGGAGGTGCAGCGGGGCGCCGCCGTCGGTGGCCGGCAGCTCCGCGCGGACGTCGTGGCCGAACTTCGGGCGCGGGCGCGGCACCTGCCACACCGCGTCCGCCAGCACCGGCAGCAGGGCCTGCCACCCGAAGGCGCCGAGGACGACCACCACGCGCAGGGTCGGGCGGAGCAGGTCCAGCTCCTGCACCAGCCACGGGCGGCAGGTGTCGCGCTCGGCCGGGGTCGGCTTGTTGGCCGGCGGGGCGCAGTGCACCGGCGCGGTGATCCTGGTGCGGTACAGCTCCAGGCCGTCCCCCAGGTGCCGGGCCTCGGCCTGCGAGGCGAGCCCGACGTCGTGCAACGCCTGGAACAGCACGTCACCGCTGCGGTCGCCGGTGAAGATCCGGCCCGTCCGGTTGCCGCCGTGCGCCGCCGGGGCCAGGCCGACGATGCCGATCGCCGCGTCCGGCGGGCCGAAGCCGGGCACCGGGCGGCCCCAGTACTCCTCGTCGCGGAACGCCGCGCGCTTGACCTCGGCCACCTCCTCCCGCCAGGCCACCAGGCGCGGGCAGGCCGTGCAGCGGGCGATCAGCCCGTCGAGCTCGGTGAGTCCCGCGGCGGTCGGGGCGGCGGTGGCGGGGTCGCCGACCGGATCGGTGATCAGCTTGGACGTGGTGGGCACCTCCCCAAAGTCGCAGAAAAGGCTCTCGGCGGCACGTAATGTGGTCGGCATGGCAGCCAGCGCGGACAAGACCGACGAGAGCAAGGAAACGACCACCCCGGCAGAGCCGGTCGATGACCTGGTCAGCACCCACCACACGATCGACGTGGACGGCGGGCAGCTGTCCTACACCGCCACCACCGGGCGGGTCGTGCTGCGCGAAGAGGTGCACACCGACGGCAAGTTCGACGGGTTCAAGGCCAAGGCGGAGGTGTTCCTGACCTCCTACGTGGTCGACTCCGAACCCGGCACCGACCGGCCGGTGACCTTCGCGTTCAACGGCGGCCCGGGGTCTGCGAGCGTGTGGCTGCACCTCGGCCTGCTCGGCCCCCGGCGGGTCCTCTCCGGTGACGCGGGTGACCTCGCGCCACCGCCCTACGGGCTGACCGACAACGCGGAAACCCTGCTGGCGCACAGCGACCTGGTGTTCATCGACCCGGTGTCCACCGGGTACTCGCGGGCCGTCGAGGGCGGCAACCCGGGCGACTTCCACGGCTACCAGCGCGACATCGAGTCGATCGCCGAGGTGATCCGGCTGTGGACCACCCGCAACGGCCGGTGGATGTCGCCGAAGTACCTGGCCGGCGAGTCCTACGGCACGCTCCGCGCGGCGGCGCTGGCCGAACACCTGCAGTCCCGGTACGGGCTGTTCCCGAACGGCCTGCTGCTCATCTCCTCGGTGCTGGACATGGGCACGATCCGGTTCACCGAGGGCAACGACCTGCCGTACTCGCTGTACCTGCCGACCTACGCGGCGATCGCGCACTACCACGGCAAGCACGGCGACCGGCCGCTGCGCGAGGTGCTCGACGAGGCCGAGAAGTTCGCCTCCGAGGACTACCCGTGGGCGCTCGCGCGCGGCGCGCGGCTGAGCGCCGAGGAGCGGGCGGACGTCGTGCGCCGGGTGGCGGAGCTGTCCGGGCTCTCCGAGGACTACGTGGACCGCGCGAACATGCGCATCGAGCACATCCGGTTCTTCACCGAGCTGCTGCGCGACCAGCGGAAGACGGTGGGCCGGATGGACGGCCGCTTCACCGGCTGGGAGCCGGACGCGGCGGGCGAGCGGTTCACCGACGACCCGAGCATCTCGGGCATCCTCGGCGCGTACGCGGCGGGGATCAACCACTACGTGCGCGAAGAGCTCGACTACACCAACGACCTGCCGTACGAGATGCTCTCCAGCCGGGTGCAGCCCTGGTCGTACAAGGAGTTCGAGGGCGCGAGCGTGTCGGTGGTGGACAAGCTCAGCGCGGCCATGCAGGCCAACCCGCACCTGCGGATCCACGTCGGCTGCGGCTACACCGACGGTGCGACGCCGTACTTCGCGGCCGAGCACGTGCTGGCGCGGCTGCCGATCCCGGCGGAGCTGCGGGAGAACATCGACGTCCGCTACTACCCGGCGGGCCACATGATGTACGTGCACGAGCCCTCGCGGTTGGAGCAGTCCGCGCACCTCGCGGAGTTCGTCCGCGTCCGTCCTTAGTGGACTTCGTCGAGGCCCCGCTCCCAACCGGGGGCGGGGCCTCGGTCGTCGCTCCGCCGCGCGGAAGGGCCGGTCAGCGCGCGAGCCACTCCCGGTAGGTCGTCCCGGCGATGACGGCGTCGTCCTCGGCGATCAGGGCGTCGCCGGAAACGGCGGCGAACATGCCAGCGCTGTTGTCCGTGACGACGGCGCGGTGGTCGCCCCGGGCCGCGAGGGTGATCCGGCCCAGCTCGTCGAGCGCGAAGACCTCGGGCCCGGCCACGTTGCGCGTGCCCTGCAGCGGCTCACCCGCGGCGACATCGGCCACTGCTCGGGCGACGTCGGCCGCGGCCATCGGCTGGACGCGCGTGGCGGGCAAGCGGACTTCGTTCTCGTCGGCGGTCCAGGACAGCACCGCGTCCACGAACTCGAAGAACTGAGTGGCCCGCACGATCGAGTAGGGCACCGGACCGGCCTTGAGGACGTCCTCCTGCAGCACCTTGGCGCGGTAGTAGGCCAGGTCCGGCGCCCGGTCGGCGCCCACGATCGACAGGACGACCGCGTGACCGGTACCGGCCGCCCCGGCGGCCGCCACCAGGTTGTCCGTGGTCTTCCGGAAGAACTCGAGCGAGGACTCGTCGAAGGTCGGCGAGTTCGTCAGGTTGGCGACGACGTCGGCCCCGTCCAGCGCTTCGCGCAAGCCCTGCCCGCTGAGCAGGTCCAGTCCGGTGGACGGCGAGTGCGGCACCGCCTCGTGCCCGCTCGCGTTCAGGATCTCGACCACCTGCGATCCGATGCGCCCGGTCCCACCGATGACAGCGATCTTCATGTGGTCGCCCCCCTCGTTCTCGGAGCTCTGAGGTCGCGGTCGGCCGGTTTCAGGATGCCCTCGGCGGCGGGCTTCAACCGGGGGCTTTGGTCCTCCGCAACCGGAGCGGCTCGTGCTGGCGGGTCAGCTGCGGCGGGCTTCGACCAGCCAGGCCGCGGAGTCGTAGTACACGCCGCGCTCGGTCTGGTGCTCGGCCAGGTTCGCGCGGAGGTCGGCGATCGCGCGAGCCTTCTCGTCCGCGGTGAGGTCGTCGAGCAGCGAGGCGTGCTGGTCGGTGACGAAGTCGCAGGCGTCGTCGACGTCTCGGCCGAAGTACATCGGCTCGGCGAGGCCCGTCAGCTGGACGTCGGTGAACCCGGCGGCGGTCAGCAGTTCGCGGACCACGTCGGGGTCGCTCAGCGACCAGGGGTTCGGGCCGCTCGACGGCGGTTTCGGCACTTCACCGGTCAGCAGGGTGCGGAACGCGACGATCCACTCGATGCGCTCCACCGGCTGCCAGGTCAGCAGGGCCAGGCGTCCGCCGGGGCGCACCGCCCGCGCGATGTTGCGGAACGCCGCGAGCGGGTCCCCGAAGAACATCACCCCGTGGCGGCTGACCGCGACGTCGAAGTGCGCCTCCGGGAAGTCGTGCACCTGCGCGTCGACCTGCTCGAACGCGACGTTGGACAGCTCCTCCCGCGCGGCCAGCTCGCGGGCCAGCTCGATCATGCGGGAGGACAGGTCCACGCCCAGCACCGAACCGTCCGCCGCCCGCCGGGCCGCGTCCCGCGCCGTCTGCCCGCTGCCGCAGCCGATGTCGAGCACCTTCGACGCGCGGTCGATCTCCGCGGCGTCGAGGAGCTTGCGCTGGTAACCGGCGACTCCCTCGTCGAACCGCTCAGCTCGGGCGGTCCAGAGGTCCCCCTGGTTCCCGTCCCACGCGCGCAGCTGCTCCACATTGGACGGATCGACTGGTGCGGCCACGGAATCCCCCTCGTCTGAATGCGCAGCGGGGAACTTTACTCCACACTCCGATGAGATCAACCGGTTTTCCGCCACCGGGTGATCAGCCGCGCGGCGCCGTGCACCGCCGCCAGCGCCACCGGGATCATCAGCCCCCCCGCACGCCCGGGAACCGTCGCGCCGGACCCCGGCCCGGCCGAGTTCGCGCCAGGCCCACAGCGAGTACGGGATGACCACGGTGGGCGCGGTCGCGACGCCGGGCGTGTACCCGCGGTGCAGCGCGGTGAGCGCGAGGTGCCCGAAGCCGTGCGCGCCGAAGCCGAACAGGGCGCTCTGGAAGAACGGGGACCTGCCGCCGGTCTGCGCTCCCCTCGCGGAGGCGGCGAGCACGATCAGCCCCATCAGGGGACGGCCGCCGCGGAGCTCCTGGCCGAGCACGGCTACGCCGAGCTGACCCGGCTCGCCGCCGCGCCGCTCGGGCGCGTCGTGCTCGGCGTGCACGCGGAGGGCGGGCGCAACGCCAAGCTGGGCGCGCTGCTGCACGAGCACTACCTGCAGAACAGGGACATCGCGATCACCGAGCTGGTGGAGCGCGGGCGGCAGCAGGGCGGTTTGCGCGACGACCTCACCGCGGGGACCATCCGGGACCTCGTCTTCGGCCCGCTGATCTACCACTGGCTGATGGTCGGCGAGCTGGACCGGGCGACCGCCGAAACGCTGGTCAGCGCCGCCCGGCGGGCGATCGCAGCGGAGCCGTGACCGGCGCTCACGCCCCCTTCGGGTGCGTCAGCAGGAAGACCTTCGGCGCGACGCGCTCCATGCTGCCGTCCCGCGCCACGACCATCCCCGCCGCGAAGTCGACCAGCTGTCTGGCCTCGGTGTTGGACAGGGCCGACAGGTCCATCAGCACGGAGTTGCCCTGCCGGAAGTAGTCGCCGACGTGGTAGACGTCGGCGTAGTTCTGCGGGTGCAGCGTCTTGACCACGCCCCTCAGTCTTGCCCGCTGCGGCGGGAAGTCAACTGCAAGCACGTCTCCCCAGCTCAACCTCGCCGGACGAGCCACCAGGTCCTTGCCGGAGCAATCGCCCGCTGCTCACCGCGGCGGCGTCAGCGGGGCCAGCGCGGTGGGGCGCACCGCGCCTGCGGCGGCCGAGCCGAGCAGCAAGTCGGCCAGGTCGTGGGGCGGCGACTTCTCGTCGGTCGGCGTCGCCGTCGCGATCCGGTCCAGCCGGAAGCCCCGGCCAGCTCGCCGCTCGCGGCACCAGGCGATGAGGTACCAGCTGCCGCCAGCGGTGAGCAGCCCGGCGGGTTCCACCGCGCGATCGCTCCTCCGCCCCGATTCGTCTACGTAGGACAGCAGCAGCACCGTGCCGGTGGTGAGGGCGTGTTCCACTGCGGACCGGACCGATCCGGCGGTCCGGTCCGGCAGCGCGACGATCCGCGCGGCGAGCCCCTGCGCCGCATCGGCCGCGGGGCCGGTCATCGAGGCTGCGATCTTCTGAGCTGCTGTGCGAGCCGCGTCGGCGTAGGGAGCGTCGGCGACCGCGAGCGCCGCGACCAGCGCCGAGGCCTCGTCGGCGGTGAAGCGGATCGACGGAAGCGTCATCGCCGGATCGATCGACCAGCCCCCCGCCACGCCCGGACGTGGTGCGCACCGGGAGGCCCGTCTCCAGCAACGCCTGGAGATCGCGCTGCACAGTGCGGGTGCTGACCTCGAACCGCGCCGCGAGGGAAGCCACGGTCAGCGGTCGCGGGGCCGCCGCGCGCAACTCCTCCACCAGCGCGTAGAGCCGATCAGTCCGGTTCACGGGCTCGACGCTACGCGCCCGCCAGGAAGTCCCGCTCGCGCTGCTTCTCCCGCTCGGTGATGGTCAACGGGAACAGGGTGAAACCGTGCATCGCGCCTGCGACGACGCCGAGCTGCACGGGCGCCGGCCACCGCGCCGCGAGGAAGAGCGAGTCGTCCAGCAGCGGGTCTTCGGTGCCGACCACGATCCGGGCGGGCGGCAGCCCGGTCAGGTCGGCGAACAGCGGCGAGATCTCCGGGTCGCGGCGGGCTTCCGGCCCCATCCCCGGTGTGAAGAGCTCGTAGCTGCGCCGCAGCGAGTCGGTGTTGCTCAGCAGCGGCCGGGAACCGAACGAGCGCTGACTCGGTGTCATCGACAGGTCGTACGGGCCGAAGGTCAGCTGGGCCGCCTGGTACGCGCCGGTGATGCCGTGCCGGTCGCGGAGGCGCAGCAGCGTCAGGACGCTCAGGTGGGCCCCGGCCGATTCACCGCCGATCAGCAGTCTTCGGGTACCGAACTCGGTGGCGGCGTGGTCCACCAGCCACCGGGCGACGGCTTCGCAGTCGTCGGGCCCGGCCGGGAAGGGATTCTCCGGCGCCAAGCGGTATTCCACGCTCACCACGGCCAACCGCGCCTCGACGGCCAGCTGCCACAACTTCTCGTCCTGCCCGTCCGCCGTGCCGAACACCCAGCCGCCGCCGTGGATGTGCAGGTACACGCCGTCGACGCGGTCCGGCACGAACGCCCGGACCGGCACACCCGCGACGACGCGGTCCTGCCCCTGCGGCAGGCGCACCGGCGGCGCGTCACCGCCGACCCGGTTGCGCCGCAGGAGTTCCAGCGACTTCGGCACCTCGCCGCGAGACGCCTCGAACCGGTCGTTGAACGCCGAGGTCTCGGCGAGGCAGTCCGCATCAGTGATCGTCATGCGCCGACGGTCGCACTCGCGCGCGACACCCCCGTGTCACCCTTCGCAGGTGAACTGGATCACGGGAGGGTGTTGCGGGCGGTGCGGTGAGTGGTGGGGAGTGCGCACCGCCCGCAACGCTCGTGGTCAGGGCAGGTCGCGGCGTGCCGCTCGCGCTGCGCTGACCAGGTTCTCCAGGGCCGGTTCGACCTCCGCGTAGCCCCGGGTCTTCAGACCGCAGTCCGGGTTGACCCACAGGCGGTCCGCGGGCACCGAGCGCAGGGCCGCGCGGAGCAGGTCGGTCATCTCCGCCGCGTCCGGCACGCGCGGCGAGTGGATGTCGTACACCCCCGGCCCCACGCCCCGGGCGAAGCCGACCGCGTTGAGGTCGTCGAGCACCTCCATCCGGGAGCGGGCGGCTTCGATGCTGGTGACGTCGGCGTCCAGCGCGACGATCGCGTCGATCACGTCGCCGAACTCCGAGTAGCACAGGTGGGTGTGGATCTGGGTGGAGTCGGCGACCCCGGAGGTGGCCAGGCGGAACGCCGACACCGCCCACCGCAGGTACGGCCCGTGCTCGGCCGCGCGCAGCGGCAGGAGTTCGCGCAGCGCGGGCTCGTCGACCTGGATCACCCGGATACCGGCCGCTTCGAGGTCCTGCACCTCGTCGCGGATGGCCATCGCGACCTGCGCGGCGGTGTCCGCCAGCGGCTGGTCGTCGCGGACGAACGACCAGGCCAGGATGGTGACCGGCCCGGTGAGCATGCCCTTGACCGGCTTCGCGGTGAGCTTCTGCGCGCAGGTCGCCCACTCCACCGTCATCGGTGCGGGCCGGAACACGTCGCCGTAGAGGATCGGCGGCCGCACGCACCGGGACCCGTAGGACTGCACCCAGCCGTTCGCGGTGCTGATGAACCCGTCCAGGTGCTCGGCGAAGTACTGCACCATGTCGTTGCGCTCCGGTTCGCCGTGCACCAGCACGTCGAGCCCGATCGCTTCCTGCAGCTCGACCACGCGCCGGATCTCGTCGCGCATCCGCTGGTGGTAGCTGGCCCGGTCGATGCGCCCGGCCCGGAACGCCGCGCGCGCCTTGCGGACGTCGCTGGTCTGCGGGAACGAACCGATCGTCGTGGTGGGCAGCGGCGGCAGCTTCAGGGACTTCTGCTGCGCCTCCCGCCGCTTCCGGTAGTCGCCGCGCTGCGAGTGCTCGGGTCGCAGCGAATCGAGCCGGGCGCGGACGCGGTTGTTGCGCACGCGCGCCGCCCCGGCCCGGTCGGCGATGGCGGCGCGGGCAGCGTCGAGCTCGTCGGCCACCGAGTCCCGGCCGTCCTTCAGCGCGCGCCCGAGCACGACGACCTCGCGGACCTTCTGCGCGGCGAAGGCCAGCCAGGACTTGATCTGCGGGTCGATGTCCTCGGTCTCGACGTCGTAGGGCACGTGCAGCAGCGAGCACGAGGTGCTCACGGCGACCTCTCCGGCCAGCCCCAGCAGCGTGGCCGCCGTGGTGAGCGCGCGGTCCAGGTCGGTGCGCCAGACGTTGCGCCCGTCCACGAGCCCGGCCACCAGCGTCTTGTCCCGCAGCCCCGGCACCCCGGACAGCGAATCCACAGCGGACGGCTCGGTCACCAGGTCCGCGCCGATCGCCTCCACCGGGGTGGCCGCCAGCACCCGCAGCGCCTCGCCGAAGTCGCCGAAGTACCCCGCCACCAGCAGTTCCGGCCGCGCGGACAACCCGCCCAGCTGCCGGTAGGCGTCGCCGAGCGCCTGCAGCTGCTCAGGCGTGCGGTCCGCGGCGAAGGCGGGCTCGTCGAGCTGCACCCACTCGGCCCCGGCGCGGTGCAGCTCGCGCAGCAGCTCGGCGTAGGCGTCGAGCAGTTCGGGCAGCTTGTCCAACGGGCGGAAGGGTTCCGGCGCGCCCGGCGCCGGTTTGGCCAGCAGCAGGAAGGTCAGCGGACCGACCAGCACCGGGCGCGTGGTCACCCCGGCCTCCAGCGCCTCGCGGTACTGCTCGACGGGCGTGCGGTCGGCCAGCGAGAACCGCGTGTCCGGGCCGATCTCCGGCACCAGGTAGTGGTAGTTGGTGTCGAACCACTTCGTCATCTCCAGCGGCGGCACCGCGGAAGCGCCGCGCGCCATCGCGAAGTAGGTGTCCAGCGGCCCGAGCCCCAGTTCGGCGTAGCGCGGCGGCACCGCGCCGAAGGTGACCGCGGTGTCGAGCACCTGGTCGTAGTAGGAGAACGTGTTGCCGGGCACCGAGTCCAGCCCGGCGTCGCGCAGCTGCCGCCAGGTGTCGATGCGCAACTCCCGGGCGGTTTCGCGCAGTTCCGCTTCGGTGGAGCGGTCGGCCCAGTAGCTCTCCAGCGCGCGCTTCAGCTCCCGCTTCGGCCCGATCCGGGGATATCCGAGCGCGGTCGATCCGATCTTGCCGGTCAAGTCCCTCACCTCGCGAGCTCGACATCAGGTGTGCCGAGGTCGTGCGGGCGCGGGCCAGCGGGCAGGCAGCAGCCGCTCGTCGGCCAGGTCCTCCCGCGAGACCTCGGACCGCGCCCACCGGTCGGCGGGCGCACCGGTGGCAGGTCTTCGGACTCGCGGGCGTTCTCCTGCTCGGAGGCTCCTACTGGCCGTCGCTTCCCAGGCCCTCCGGCCCAGTGCTCGATGACGGCGGTCGTTCCCGCTCACCGCTGCGGGGCAGTCCCGGATTCGCACCGGGTTCCCTCTTGCCTCGCCCACCCCCCGCAGGGGGCGGACGAACCACCAGCACGGCCAAGGCTATCGACCAGGACCCCGTTGGCAAGGCCCGTCCGACGTCCGGCCCCCGGCCACGGCCGGTGAAGTCGATCTACGCCGCGCTGAGATCCGCCCCACACCCGAACGGCCGAGATC
This region of Saccharopolyspora hordei genomic DNA includes:
- a CDS encoding SDR family oxidoreductase, with protein sequence MKIAVIGGTGRIGSQVVEILNASGHEAVPHSPSTGLDLLSGQGLREALDGADVVANLTNSPTFDESSLEFFRKTTDNLVAAAGAAGTGHAVVLSIVGADRAPDLAYYRAKVLQEDVLKAGPVPYSIVRATQFFEFVDAVLSWTADENEVRLPATRVQPMAAADVARAVADVAAGEPLQGTRNVAGPEVFALDELGRITLAARGDHRAVVTDNSAGMFAAVSGDALIAEDDAVIAGTTYREWLAR
- a CDS encoding TetR-like C-terminal domain-containing protein, encoding MTRLAAAPLGRVVLGVHAEGGRNAKLGALLHEHYLQNRDIAITELVERGRQQGGLRDDLTAGTIRDLVFGPLIYHWLMVGELDRATAETLVSAARRAIAAEP
- the metE gene encoding 5-methyltetrahydropteroyltriglutamate--homocysteine S-methyltransferase, translating into MTGKIGSTALGYPRIGPKRELKRALESYWADRSTEAELRETARELRIDTWRQLRDAGLDSVPGNTFSYYDQVLDTAVTFGAVPPRYAELGLGPLDTYFAMARGASAVPPLEMTKWFDTNYHYLVPEIGPDTRFSLADRTPVEQYREALEAGVTTRPVLVGPLTFLLLAKPAPGAPEPFRPLDKLPELLDAYAELLRELHRAGAEWVQLDEPAFAADRTPEQLQALGDAYRQLGGLSARPELLVAGYFGDFGEALRVLAATPVEAIGADLVTEPSAVDSLSGVPGLRDKTLVAGLVDGRNVWRTDLDRALTTAATLLGLAGEVAVSTSCSLLHVPYDVETEDIDPQIKSWLAFAAQKVREVVVLGRALKDGRDSVADELDAARAAIADRAGAARVRNNRVRARLDSLRPEHSQRGDYRKRREAQQKSLKLPPLPTTTIGSFPQTSDVRKARAAFRAGRIDRASYHQRMRDEIRRVVELQEAIGLDVLVHGEPERNDMVQYFAEHLDGFISTANGWVQSYGSRCVRPPILYGDVFRPAPMTVEWATCAQKLTAKPVKGMLTGPVTILAWSFVRDDQPLADTAAQVAMAIRDEVQDLEAAGIRVIQVDEPALRELLPLRAAEHGPYLRWAVSAFRLATSGVADSTQIHTHLCYSEFGDVIDAIVALDADVTSIEAARSRMEVLDDLNAVGFARGVGPGVYDIHSPRVPDAAEMTDLLRAALRSVPADRLWVNPDCGLKTRGYAEVEPALENLVSAARAARRDLP
- a CDS encoding alpha/beta hydrolase, coding for MTITDADCLAETSAFNDRFEASRGEVPKSLELLRRNRVGGDAPPVRLPQGQDRVVAGVPVRAFVPDRVDGVYLHIHGGGWVFGTADGQDEKLWQLAVEARLAVVSVEYRLAPENPFPAGPDDCEAVARWLVDHAATEFGTRRLLIGGESAGAHLSVLTLLRLRDRHGITGAYQAAQLTFGPYDLSMTPSQRSFGSRPLLSNTDSLRRSYELFTPGMGPEARRDPEISPLFADLTGLPPARIVVGTEDPLLDDSLFLAARWPAPVQLGVVAGAMHGFTLFPLTITEREKQRERDFLAGA
- a CDS encoding uracil-DNA glycosylase translates to MIARCTACPRLVAWREEVAEVKRAAFRDEEYWGRPVPGFGPPDAAIGIVGLAPAAHGGNRTGRIFTGDRSGDVLFQALHDVGLASQAEARHLGDGLELYRTRITAPVHCAPPANKPTPAERDTCRPWLVQELDLLRPTLRVVVVLGAFGWQALLPVLADAVWQVPRPRPKFGHDVRAELPATDGGAPLHLLGCYHVSQQNTFTGKLTPAMLRQVLEHAKQLAGVG
- a CDS encoding cell division protein SepF; the protein is MVKTLHPQNYADVYHVGDYFRQGNSVLMDLSALSNTEARQLVDFAAGMVVARDGSMERVAPKVFLLTHPKGA
- a CDS encoding class I SAM-dependent methyltransferase; translation: MAAPVDPSNVEQLRAWDGNQGDLWTARAERFDEGVAGYQRKLLDAAEIDRASKVLDIGCGSGQTARDAARRAADGSVLGVDLSSRMIELARELAAREELSNVAFEQVDAQVHDFPEAHFDVAVSRHGVMFFGDPLAAFRNIARAVRPGGRLALLTWQPVERIEWIVAFRTLLTGEVPKPPSSGPNPWSLSDPDVVRELLTAAGFTDVQLTGLAEPMYFGRDVDDACDFVTDQHASLLDDLTADEKARAIADLRANLAEHQTERGVYYDSAAWLVEARRS
- a CDS encoding helix-turn-helix transcriptional regulator, producing the protein MTLPSIRFTADEASALVAALAVADAPYADAARTAAQKIAASMTGPAADAAQGLAARIVALPDRTAGSVRSAVEHALTTGTVLLLSYVDESGRRSDRAVEPAGLLTAGGSWYLIAWCRERRAGRGFRLDRIATATPTDEKSPPHDLADLLLGSAAAGAVRPTALAPLTPPR
- a CDS encoding S10 family peptidase, translating into MAASADKTDESKETTTPAEPVDDLVSTHHTIDVDGGQLSYTATTGRVVLREEVHTDGKFDGFKAKAEVFLTSYVVDSEPGTDRPVTFAFNGGPGSASVWLHLGLLGPRRVLSGDAGDLAPPPYGLTDNAETLLAHSDLVFIDPVSTGYSRAVEGGNPGDFHGYQRDIESIAEVIRLWTTRNGRWMSPKYLAGESYGTLRAAALAEHLQSRYGLFPNGLLLISSVLDMGTIRFTEGNDLPYSLYLPTYAAIAHYHGKHGDRPLREVLDEAEKFASEDYPWALARGARLSAEERADVVRRVAELSGLSEDYVDRANMRIEHIRFFTELLRDQRKTVGRMDGRFTGWEPDAAGERFTDDPSISGILGAYAAGINHYVREELDYTNDLPYEMLSSRVQPWSYKEFEGASVSVVDKLSAAMQANPHLRIHVGCGYTDGATPYFAAEHVLARLPIPAELRENIDVRYYPAGHMMYVHEPSRLEQSAHLAEFVRVRP